The DNA segment GAGCAATGAGAGCAACAACGTCAGCCCGCAGAATGGTCAGGTGAAGCTCGTTGTTCGGGGAGCCAGCCTGGGGCAGTGAGGGCGCCTGGGTGGCTCTGCGTCAGCGGTGACGCAGAGCGCTTCTGTGTCAGCGAGGCTCGAAGAGCGCGTCTGACCCTGCGTGCGGGCCTGCTTCTTCGTGGTCGCACGGTCGCCAGCGCTCAGGCGAGCACCGTGCCACCGCGGCCGAGGCGAGCACGGGAAGGTCGAGCCGCGCAGTCATCCGCTGAATCCGTCGCGCCTCGTTCACGGTGCTGCCCACCACCGTGAAGTCGAGGCGCTCCATCGACCCGACGTTGCCGTAGGCCAGCTCGCCACGATGCAGACCGACGCCCAGGCTCAGGCCCCGGGGCAGCCGGACGTTGATCTCGCCCACGGCGCGCAGCGCGCGGGTCACGGCCTCCGGCGCTTCGAGCTCGAGGCCGTAGGGGAAGTACGCAAGCACGGTGTCTCCCATGAGCTTGAGCACCTCACCACCAGCCAGGGCGATCTGGCGCTCGACCACCTCGAAGAGGGTGTTGAGGTTCTCGGCCACGATCTCCGGCGGGTGCGCATCGCTCAGCGCCGCGAAGTTTCGAAGGCAGCTGAGCGGCGCTCCATCTCCCCGCGACGCAGGTCTCCGTTGAGCACCCGCAGGCCGCTGCGCGGACCGATGTAGGCGTTGGCGATCACGTTCGCCAGCACCCGCCATCGCGTGGCCCTGGCCACGGCTGCCGCCCCCCAGGTCATGGTGTGGATGGCGCGGGTGTCGGCGGCGCTGAACGCCTGCGAAGCAGGGGGAACGAACAACGCGATGGCGCGGTTGGGCGCGCCCGTCTCGATGCCGCCCAGCAGCGCGCTGACTCCGCCGCTCGTCTGCAGGGCGATCATTGCGGGCAGCTCGGTGCGGACGTCGAGCACCCGCCGTGCAACGCCGGTGGGAACGGCATCGATGAGCCAGGTACGGTCATCGGTCTGTGGCTGATCGCGGTGCAGGGGGTTGACGGCACAGACCCGTTGCTCCCGCGACTCCACGATCCACGTGTCGTTCACCTTCACGACGTAGTGCGGACCGTTCTCGGTCGTCCACTGCAGCCCCACGCTGGAGAGCAG comes from the Pseudomonadota bacterium genome and includes:
- a CDS encoding adenylate/guanylate cyclase domain-containing protein — encoded protein: MAGAGERDRQRLHRSAQRPAGAQRRPASRGDGAPLSCLRNFAALSDAHPPEIVAENLNTLFEVVERQIALAGGEVLKLMGDTVLAYFPYGLELEAPEAVTRALRAVGEINVRLPRGLSLGVGLHRGELAYGNVGSMERLDFTVVGSTVNEARRIQRMTARLDLPVLASAAVARCSPERWRPCDHEEAGPHAGSDALFEPR